From a single Shewanella donghaensis genomic region:
- a CDS encoding GAF domain-containing protein yields MKAELYDTLNRQVLALMEGEDDLIAGMANFSALLNDNLDDINWVGFYIKRNEQLVLGPFQGKVACTRIVIGKGVCGTAAANDATQLVADVHEFAGHIACDAASNSEIVVPVHQDNNVIAVLDIDSPSLNRFDKDDQKGLEMLVKSFESCLFA; encoded by the coding sequence ATGAAAGCTGAGTTATACGACACATTAAATAGACAAGTACTGGCATTAATGGAAGGTGAAGATGACCTTATTGCTGGTATGGCAAACTTTTCAGCACTATTAAATGACAATTTAGACGACATCAATTGGGTCGGCTTTTATATTAAGCGTAACGAGCAACTTGTTTTAGGTCCTTTTCAAGGAAAAGTCGCTTGTACTCGTATTGTTATTGGAAAAGGTGTATGTGGCACTGCCGCAGCAAATGACGCAACTCAATTAGTTGCAGATGTACATGAATTTGCCGGTCATATTGCGTGCGATGCAGCCAGTAATTCTGAAATTGTTGTCCCTGTACATCAAGACAATAACGTAATTGCAGTACTTGATATTGATAGCCCATCATTGAACCGATTTGATAAAGATGATCAAAAAGGCTTAGAAATGCTGGTTAAAAGCTTTGAATCTTGCCTATTTGCTTAA
- the proQ gene encoding RNA chaperone ProQ, which yields MESTDKLTDTNAVLAYLYETFPLCFIAEGETKPLKIGLFQDLAERLAEDSKVSKTQLRVALRRYTSSWRYLKGVKTGVQRIDLDGQDCGELEQEHIDHAQLTLKEGQEKAKAKRQALAAKANPKKPAKKPAAKAPVKKDRPAKPSKPAAPKINYVAAKFDELKQKQRVSVKLGQNPVPGVITDIKKEDVHVQLDTGLIVKVRAEHILLS from the coding sequence ATGGAATCAACAGACAAGTTGACCGACACCAACGCAGTTTTAGCGTATTTATATGAAACATTTCCTTTATGCTTTATTGCAGAAGGCGAAACTAAGCCATTAAAAATTGGGTTGTTTCAAGATTTAGCTGAAAGGTTGGCTGAAGATTCTAAAGTAAGTAAAACACAATTACGTGTTGCACTTAGACGTTATACAAGCAGCTGGCGCTACTTGAAAGGCGTAAAAACAGGTGTTCAACGCATCGATCTAGACGGTCAAGATTGTGGCGAACTTGAACAAGAGCATATTGATCATGCACAACTAACGTTGAAAGAAGGTCAAGAAAAGGCAAAAGCTAAACGCCAAGCACTTGCTGCCAAAGCTAACCCTAAAAAGCCAGCTAAAAAACCTGCTGCAAAAGCACCGGTTAAAAAAGACCGTCCTGCTAAGCCATCTAAACCTGCTGCACCAAAGATTAATTATGTTGCTGCTAAATTTGACGAGCTTAAACAAAAACAACGTGTTAGTGTCAAGTTAGGACAAAATCCAGTCCCAGGTGTTATCACAGACATCAAAAAAGAAGATGTCCATGTTCAATTAGATACTGGATTAATTGTTAAAGTTCGTGCAGAGCATATTTTATTATCGTGA
- the prc gene encoding carboxy terminal-processing peptidase, with product MRKLTLAASIATLFVGFSAWAISPTIQISELPKLEQEPQHKVASKRVTSLFTRSHYHRFDLDDAFSELIYDRYLQQLDFRRNVLTQADVDSFKQYQHLFDDMVKSGNIEPAFNMYSIVQKRRYERFAFALTLLDKEFDFALEGDAYEFDREEANWPKDEADLNELWRQRVKYDALNLKLAGKDWEETVEVLGKRYNNAIKRLSQTHSEDVFQGVMNAFARTVEPHTSYLSPRNAERFQMEMNLSLEGIGAVLQMDDDYTVIKSLVAGGPAATSERLSPEDKIIGVGQKDGEIVDVIGWRLDDVVELIKGPKGSEVNLQILPNKGGANAKAFEVTIIRDKIRLEDRAATSKVVEPTEGEYANRKVGVIQIPGFYMNLSVDVEKELVKLKEENVEGVIIDLRGNGGGALTEATLLTGLFIDMGPVVQIRDANGRVTQNRDNDGKSAYSGPLTVMVDRYSASASEIFAAALQDYDRALIVGEASFGKGTVQQHKSLGRIYDMYEKPIGHVQYTIAKFYRINGGSTQLKGVTPDIKFPSALEPGEYGESEEKNALPWDKVPVAQYGTLGNIQPALVSQLDVKHQQRIKTDVEFGYIFEDIAEFKKHHDDKTISLVESERITSREDDEKRALDRTNERRVKNGLEPLTSLDDEEEIEENAETSTESTEVAETNAEDASDEETEDEMTIPDAFLEETALITLDLVDAKKSATK from the coding sequence ATGCGAAAACTCACTTTGGCTGCGTCGATTGCCACTTTATTTGTCGGTTTTTCGGCTTGGGCAATTTCACCAACTATTCAAATCAGCGAGTTACCTAAACTTGAGCAAGAGCCTCAACACAAGGTCGCGAGTAAGAGGGTAACAAGTTTATTTACTCGTTCTCACTATCATCGCTTTGACCTTGATGATGCTTTTTCTGAGTTGATTTACGACAGATATTTGCAACAGCTCGATTTTCGTCGCAATGTTCTGACCCAAGCAGATGTTGATAGCTTTAAACAATATCAGCATCTGTTTGATGATATGGTCAAATCTGGCAATATCGAACCTGCTTTCAATATGTATTCTATCGTACAGAAACGCCGTTATGAGCGTTTTGCTTTTGCGTTGACTTTACTTGATAAAGAATTTGATTTTGCCTTAGAAGGTGATGCTTATGAATTTGATCGTGAAGAAGCCAATTGGCCTAAAGACGAAGCTGATTTAAATGAGCTTTGGCGTCAACGAGTTAAATATGATGCACTCAATTTAAAACTTGCCGGTAAAGATTGGGAAGAAACAGTCGAAGTTTTAGGTAAGCGCTATAACAATGCCATAAAGCGTTTAAGCCAAACTCATAGTGAAGATGTATTCCAAGGTGTCATGAATGCCTTTGCCCGCACGGTAGAACCTCATACAAGTTACTTATCTCCTCGTAATGCAGAACGTTTCCAAATGGAAATGAACCTAAGCCTTGAAGGCATCGGTGCTGTTTTACAAATGGACGATGATTACACCGTTATTAAAAGCTTAGTTGCTGGTGGTCCCGCAGCGACAAGTGAAAGATTATCACCTGAAGATAAAATTATTGGTGTAGGCCAAAAAGACGGTGAAATAGTCGATGTTATTGGTTGGCGTTTAGATGATGTTGTTGAGTTAATTAAAGGGCCTAAGGGCAGTGAAGTTAACTTACAAATACTGCCTAATAAAGGTGGTGCTAACGCGAAAGCATTTGAAGTCACCATTATCCGTGACAAGATTCGATTAGAAGACCGAGCAGCAACTTCGAAAGTTGTTGAGCCAACAGAAGGTGAATACGCGAACCGTAAAGTCGGTGTTATTCAAATTCCTGGTTTCTACATGAACTTATCTGTTGATGTTGAAAAAGAACTGGTTAAGTTAAAAGAAGAAAATGTTGAAGGCGTGATTATCGATTTACGTGGTAATGGCGGCGGAGCGCTGACTGAAGCAACATTATTAACTGGCTTGTTCATCGATATGGGCCCAGTGGTTCAAATTCGCGATGCCAATGGTCGAGTCACTCAAAACCGTGATAATGATGGTAAGAGTGCTTATAGCGGTCCTTTAACCGTTATGGTTGACCGTTATAGTGCTTCTGCTTCAGAGATTTTTGCTGCTGCATTACAAGATTACGATAGAGCCTTAATTGTCGGTGAAGCGAGCTTTGGTAAAGGTACAGTGCAACAGCACAAGAGCCTTGGCCGTATTTACGACATGTACGAAAAACCTATTGGTCACGTGCAATACACTATTGCTAAGTTCTACCGCATTAATGGCGGCAGCACACAGTTAAAAGGTGTCACTCCAGACATCAAATTCCCAAGTGCATTAGAGCCTGGTGAATACGGTGAATCTGAAGAGAAAAATGCACTACCATGGGACAAAGTCCCTGTAGCTCAGTATGGTACTTTAGGTAATATCCAACCTGCATTAGTGAGTCAGCTTGATGTTAAACATCAACAGCGAATTAAAACTGATGTAGAATTTGGCTATATATTTGAAGATATTGCAGAGTTCAAAAAACATCACGATGACAAAACGATTTCATTAGTTGAAAGTGAACGTATTACTTCTCGTGAAGATGACGAGAAACGCGCTCTTGATAGAACCAATGAGCGTCGAGTTAAAAATGGCCTAGAACCTTTAACGTCTTTAGACGATGAAGAAGAAATCGAAGAAAATGCTGAAACAAGCACAGAGTCAACTGAAGTTGCAGAAACAAATGCAGAAGATGCATCTGATGAAGAAACTGAAGATGAAATGACAATACCTGATGCTTTCTTAGAAGAAACTGCACTAATCACTTTAGATTTGGTTGATGCAAAAAAATCAGCAACGAAATAA
- a CDS encoding PqiB family protein, with the protein MTQIESPKVVKKKLFSPIWLLPIVALALGAWLGVKSIKESGIEIQVHFPNAIGIDIGKTLVKYQGLTVGKVTDISIDNDLSGVNVKIIMDYRSDPFLNKSTKFWLVTPKASITGIEGLDTLFSGNYIAVQPGDGSSASEFVALKEAPTMIPETDGVLVTLTTSTLGSLDIGSMVFYRQVPVGKVVNYRLVDSETITIDTFIEQQYAHLVTQESQFWNVSGLKIDASMSGIKVNTESLASLLAGGISFNSVPEAAAAKNGEKYVLYPDEESAIKGLEFTLVANDADEINQGSALVYRGIKVGKIHQTQLTENGVNFLAKFDTQYQHLLNADTQFWIAGADISFDGVKHAARLLTGSVVNVLPGISNKEVPNEYQLHSQAPDLMQARQLTITLNSDEHNGLSAGAEVRFKQMPIGEITQVTLSDDFSRVEYQVDIQPEYQPLLTVDSYFVSESALEIDASLDGLTVKTRDLSTIVSGAVSLVPGKTKAIVKPHSQFTLYQSQETALTALNKTNTSTFTLESIDGAGLSQGSPIYYKKMQIGKVAKVDWKAQYDNFSIDITIQNKFKQLVRANSVFWRNNAASINASLSGIEVDIAPLEGALKGSISLGLLDDDQQGSQTRLYDSKELALKQAEPITLTLPAEAKIAAKAPIRYHGHQVGIIQQVKLNQDLKNLTASAYLYGEYAKHFSKQDTEFFIVDAQISLAGIKAPETLITGPYIGVIPGKSAQESNQFNAHLSARYDADIEEEAVRITIVDSQLGSIKIGTPIFFRGIAIGQVDGYSLSYNGNQVLMYSHIKKQYSHLVNKSSQFWDASGIKLEVGIFSGAQIETGSLETLLSGGISVMTEDVTDDSNKLDIGERFTLFNKMKDEWRRWKPEQVKP; encoded by the coding sequence ATGACACAAATTGAATCACCAAAAGTTGTTAAAAAGAAACTCTTTTCGCCTATATGGTTACTCCCTATTGTTGCCTTGGCTTTAGGTGCTTGGTTAGGTGTGAAGAGCATCAAAGAATCTGGCATTGAAATTCAAGTACATTTCCCGAATGCTATTGGTATTGATATAGGTAAAACCCTGGTCAAATATCAAGGTTTAACCGTTGGTAAAGTCACTGATATTAGTATCGATAATGATTTATCTGGTGTTAACGTCAAAATCATTATGGATTATCGCTCAGATCCTTTTTTGAACAAAAGTACCAAATTTTGGTTAGTTACCCCTAAAGCTAGTATTACAGGCATTGAAGGTTTAGATACCCTATTCTCTGGTAATTACATTGCCGTTCAACCTGGTGATGGCAGTTCCGCATCAGAGTTTGTCGCGCTGAAAGAAGCACCTACGATGATCCCAGAAACAGATGGTGTATTGGTGACTCTCACCACTTCAACTCTTGGTTCTCTTGATATAGGTTCAATGGTTTTTTATCGACAAGTACCAGTAGGTAAAGTGGTAAATTATCGCTTAGTTGATAGCGAAACCATCACCATTGATACCTTTATAGAACAACAATACGCGCATTTAGTGACTCAGGAATCGCAATTTTGGAATGTCTCAGGCCTTAAAATTGATGCTTCGATGTCAGGTATTAAAGTGAACACTGAAAGTTTAGCGTCTTTATTAGCTGGCGGTATAAGCTTTAATTCCGTCCCCGAAGCTGCAGCTGCTAAAAACGGTGAAAAGTATGTACTTTATCCTGATGAAGAAAGTGCGATTAAAGGACTTGAATTTACGCTAGTTGCTAATGATGCAGATGAAATAAATCAAGGATCAGCTTTAGTTTACCGAGGAATTAAAGTTGGTAAAATACACCAGACTCAACTGACAGAAAATGGCGTTAATTTTTTAGCTAAATTTGATACTCAGTATCAGCATCTACTTAATGCTGATACACAGTTTTGGATTGCGGGCGCTGATATATCTTTTGACGGTGTTAAGCATGCAGCAAGACTACTAACTGGTAGCGTAGTAAATGTTTTACCTGGTATTAGTAACAAAGAAGTACCAAATGAATATCAACTACACTCTCAAGCCCCTGACTTGATGCAAGCAAGACAGTTAACGATTACATTAAACTCAGATGAACATAACGGCCTAAGTGCTGGTGCAGAAGTTAGATTCAAACAAATGCCAATAGGCGAAATAACTCAGGTAACATTATCTGACGACTTTAGCCGAGTAGAGTATCAAGTCGACATCCAACCTGAGTATCAACCTCTTCTGACCGTTGACAGCTATTTTGTATCAGAGTCAGCACTTGAAATTGATGCCTCTCTTGATGGTTTAACGGTTAAAACTCGAGACTTGAGCACCATAGTTTCAGGCGCTGTTTCTCTGGTTCCAGGTAAAACGAAAGCAATAGTAAAACCTCATAGCCAGTTCACTTTATATCAATCACAAGAGACAGCCTTAACAGCACTTAATAAAACCAATACCAGCACTTTCACACTTGAAAGTATTGACGGCGCAGGTTTATCCCAAGGTTCACCCATTTACTATAAAAAAATGCAAATTGGTAAAGTGGCTAAAGTCGACTGGAAAGCTCAATATGATAATTTTTCTATTGATATCACCATTCAAAATAAATTTAAACAATTAGTTCGCGCTAATAGTGTGTTTTGGCGTAACAATGCTGCCAGTATCAATGCCAGCTTATCGGGCATAGAAGTTGATATAGCGCCATTAGAAGGTGCGTTAAAAGGTAGCATCAGCTTGGGGTTACTTGATGATGATCAACAAGGTAGTCAAACAAGACTATATGATTCAAAAGAGTTAGCCTTAAAGCAAGCTGAACCGATTACATTAACGTTACCTGCTGAAGCCAAAATAGCGGCTAAAGCTCCAATTCGTTATCACGGTCATCAAGTTGGCATCATCCAGCAAGTTAAACTAAATCAAGATTTAAAGAACTTAACCGCTAGTGCCTATTTATATGGCGAATATGCCAAACACTTTAGCAAACAAGATACTGAGTTCTTTATTGTTGATGCGCAAATATCGCTTGCAGGTATTAAAGCGCCAGAAACATTAATTACTGGACCTTATATCGGTGTTATACCTGGTAAGTCAGCACAAGAATCGAATCAATTTAACGCACATTTATCTGCCCGCTATGATGCTGATATTGAGGAAGAAGCTGTGCGGATTACTATTGTAGATAGCCAGCTTGGTTCAATTAAAATTGGTACTCCAATCTTCTTTAGAGGCATTGCCATCGGCCAGGTTGATGGTTATTCATTATCCTATAACGGCAATCAAGTATTAATGTATTCGCACATTAAAAAGCAGTACTCGCACCTTGTGAACAAATCGAGTCAGTTTTGGGATGCTTCTGGGATTAAACTTGAAGTAGGTATTTTCTCTGGTGCTCAAATTGAAACTGGCTCACTTGAAACGCTATTATCTGGCGGTATCTCTGTAATGACGGAGGATGTAACCGATGACTCCAACAAGTTAGATATTGGTGAACGCTTCACGCTTTTCAACAAGATGAAAGACGAGTGGCGTCGTTGGAAGCCTGAACAAGTTAAGCCATAG
- a CDS encoding YebG family protein yields the protein MAVITKFVVVREGVEKMTFTSKKEADAYDKMLDIADNLVPFITSAELEINDNSIEKLAFYLASNKDELANLLKGIVKAKPAAPKAANKKAPKKTVTE from the coding sequence ATGGCTGTAATAACAAAGTTTGTCGTGGTAAGAGAAGGGGTTGAGAAGATGACTTTTACATCTAAGAAAGAAGCTGACGCCTACGATAAAATGCTCGACATAGCTGATAACTTAGTTCCTTTTATTACTAGCGCAGAGCTAGAAATTAACGACAATAGTATCGAAAAACTTGCTTTTTATCTTGCTTCTAACAAAGATGAACTCGCAAACTTATTGAAAGGGATCGTCAAGGCTAAACCAGCAGCTCCCAAAGCCGCTAACAAAAAAGCCCCTAAAAAAACGGTCACAGAATAA
- a CDS encoding paraquat-inducible protein A: MKNKLTAQQGNKIGLCLCKVCRKINLIGNDRCSRCDSKIETRNYASLQQSWALLITAAILLIPANIYPITMLTNQGKVTYDTIFTGIVHLVHVDMIPIAIIVFTASILVPWLKIIGLAIYLTAISFNLPVSKKKLMIGFHIVEWIGRWSMLDLFVIALTVAVVNMGQLLDAKPAPAATAFALVILLTQLAAKVLDTRLLWDRLEKNNDTN, encoded by the coding sequence ATGAAAAATAAACTTACCGCACAGCAAGGGAATAAAATTGGCTTATGTTTGTGTAAGGTTTGTCGTAAAATCAATCTCATAGGGAATGATAGATGCAGCCGTTGTGATTCAAAAATTGAAACCCGCAACTATGCCAGCTTACAACAAAGTTGGGCTTTACTGATTACCGCAGCAATTCTATTAATACCAGCCAATATTTACCCTATCACTATGCTTACTAACCAGGGCAAAGTGACTTACGATACAATTTTTACCGGCATAGTCCATCTGGTTCACGTAGATATGATCCCTATTGCCATTATCGTATTTACAGCCAGTATTTTAGTACCTTGGTTAAAAATTATCGGTTTAGCTATTTATTTAACAGCAATAAGTTTTAATCTTCCGGTTTCTAAGAAGAAGCTGATGATTGGCTTTCATATTGTTGAATGGATCGGCAGATGGTCGATGTTAGATTTATTCGTTATTGCGTTAACAGTTGCTGTCGTTAATATGGGGCAATTACTCGATGCAAAACCCGCACCTGCTGCCACCGCCTTTGCTTTGGTCATTTTACTGACTCAGCTCGCGGCAAAGGTATTAGATACTCGTTTACTTTGGGATCGCTTGGAAAAAAACAATGACACAAATTGA
- a CDS encoding nucleoside recognition domain-containing protein, whose protein sequence is MLNKVWFVFFLTAALAIIVQLFNGHVEVLADSVNAIFSSAKLAAEISIGLVGVLALWMGLMQVGEKAGVVAVFARLFEPLLSKLMPEVPRGHKAYGSITMNLTANMLGLDNAATPLGLKAMQDLQSLNPNKEVATNAQILFLVLNTSSVTLVPVTVFLYRAQQGAANPADVFLPILLATVASTLVGLSVVAIVQRISLINSVVLAYGATLFSILIAGVFYLLTLSAEAIGTLSTVLGNGILLALIMSFILVAGYRKVAIYDEFVEGAKSGFSQAIMLIPYLLAMLLAIGLLRSSGALDFALQGLASLVNLLGFDSRFVEAMPTALMKPFSGSGARAMMLETMEHNGVDSFAGRLSAIFQGSTETTFYVLAVYFGSVGIRNSRHALGCGLAADIGGIIAAISVCYWFYG, encoded by the coding sequence GTGCTAAATAAAGTTTGGTTTGTTTTTTTCTTAACCGCTGCCTTAGCGATTATTGTTCAGCTTTTTAACGGTCATGTTGAAGTGTTGGCTGATTCTGTTAATGCAATTTTTAGCAGTGCCAAGTTAGCCGCAGAAATATCTATTGGTCTTGTTGGTGTACTGGCTTTATGGATGGGACTCATGCAAGTGGGTGAAAAAGCCGGGGTGGTAGCGGTTTTCGCCAGGTTGTTTGAACCGCTACTGTCTAAACTAATGCCAGAAGTGCCAAGAGGGCATAAAGCTTACGGCAGCATTACCATGAATTTAACTGCCAATATGTTAGGCCTTGATAATGCAGCCACGCCACTTGGCCTAAAAGCAATGCAAGATTTACAAAGCTTAAACCCGAACAAAGAGGTGGCGACTAACGCTCAGATTTTATTTTTAGTATTGAATACATCTTCGGTTACCTTAGTGCCAGTGACGGTTTTTTTGTATCGGGCGCAACAAGGCGCTGCTAATCCAGCTGACGTATTTCTCCCCATACTATTAGCCACTGTTGCTTCAACATTAGTGGGCTTATCAGTCGTGGCGATTGTCCAGCGTATATCATTAATTAATAGTGTCGTACTTGCATATGGAGCTACCTTATTTAGTATTTTGATTGCGGGGGTATTCTATTTACTGACCTTATCTGCTGAGGCTATTGGTACGTTATCGACAGTATTGGGCAATGGCATATTGTTAGCGTTAATTATGAGTTTCATCCTGGTGGCGGGTTATCGAAAAGTCGCTATTTATGATGAGTTTGTTGAAGGGGCTAAAAGCGGTTTTTCTCAAGCTATTATGTTGATCCCATATTTGCTAGCGATGTTGCTTGCTATTGGATTGTTACGTTCATCTGGCGCACTTGATTTTGCTCTTCAAGGTTTAGCTAGTTTGGTTAACTTGTTGGGATTTGATAGCCGCTTTGTTGAAGCTATGCCGACAGCATTAATGAAACCGTTTAGCGGTTCAGGGGCGAGGGCAATGATGCTTGAAACTATGGAACATAATGGTGTTGATTCCTTTGCAGGTAGGTTATCAGCAATTTTTCAGGGCAGTACAGAAACCACTTTCTATGTACTTGCTGTTTATTTTGGCTCTGTAGGTATTAGAAATAGCCGACATGCCTTGGGATGTGGCTTAGCCGCTGATATCGGCGGCATTATTGCGGCTATCAGTGTTTGTTATTGGTTTTATGGTTGA
- a CDS encoding paraquat-inducible protein A, which produces MQKNFDPNTIILCRSCDLAVQKRALPSNVRALCPRCHTALYDVPYCSINGMLALCFAALLFYIPANVLPVIEIHFLGSIRTTTVYETAIAVWEQGYWIVAVAVMASAVMAPGLLIVSILMQVFIVKLQLHSSFWQKIYRILLKNHALLSQLTMLEIYVISFLVAAFNLSDFSDIHLGMGTFCFTMLFLIILFLQREYNLEHMWGMAYEK; this is translated from the coding sequence ATGCAAAAGAATTTCGACCCAAACACCATTATTCTATGTCGTTCATGTGACTTAGCCGTGCAAAAACGAGCATTACCTTCTAATGTCCGCGCATTGTGCCCTCGATGTCATACTGCGCTTTACGACGTTCCTTATTGTTCTATTAATGGCATGCTTGCACTTTGTTTTGCTGCATTACTGTTTTATATCCCTGCGAATGTGTTACCCGTTATAGAAATTCATTTCTTAGGCAGTATTCGTACAACCACGGTTTATGAAACGGCTATTGCGGTTTGGGAACAAGGTTATTGGATAGTCGCGGTTGCCGTCATGGCCTCTGCCGTTATGGCTCCAGGTTTATTAATTGTATCGATTTTAATGCAAGTATTTATTGTGAAATTACAACTGCATTCATCGTTTTGGCAAAAAATTTATCGGATACTTTTGAAAAACCATGCCCTGCTTTCACAATTAACGATGTTAGAAATCTATGTCATTTCATTTTTAGTCGCAGCCTTTAATCTTTCTGACTTCTCCGATATTCATCTTGGCATGGGAACTTTTTGCTTCACGATGCTTTTTTTAATCATTTTATTTTTACAACGAGAGTACAATTTAGAGCATATGTGGGGGATGGCTTATGAAAAATAA